A genome region from Terriglobales bacterium includes the following:
- a CDS encoding regulatory protein RecX — protein sequence MGFRSKKTSDAGVLYEYAVGALGRKMRSVAELKRLLRQRVAAGDQGEALVEAVIIKLKEQKYLNDASYAAAYSTYRKENERFGRMRVIADLKAKGVHGEVIDKAVSAAYAGSDEEQLARAYLRRKNLRKPTDEKQAARIFRSLRRAGFTSRTIIRILKNWHVDDEVLTALESEEQSG from the coding sequence GTGGGCTTCCGGTCGAAGAAGACGTCAGATGCGGGCGTGCTCTACGAGTACGCGGTCGGGGCGCTGGGGCGGAAGATGCGCTCGGTGGCCGAACTCAAGCGCCTGTTGCGCCAGCGGGTCGCGGCCGGCGACCAGGGAGAAGCCCTGGTCGAGGCGGTCATCATCAAACTGAAAGAACAGAAGTACCTGAACGACGCCTCCTACGCCGCCGCTTACTCCACCTACCGCAAGGAGAACGAGCGCTTCGGCCGGATGCGGGTGATCGCCGACCTGAAAGCCAAGGGCGTGCACGGCGAGGTGATCGACAAGGCGGTCTCCGCCGCTTACGCCGGCAGCGATGAGGAGCAACTCGCCCGCGCCTATCTCCGCCGGAAAAATCTGAGGAAGCCGACCGATGAGAAGCAGGCCGCACGCATCTTCCGCTCCCTGAGGCGGGCGGGCTTCACCAGCCGCACCATCATCCGCATCCTGAAGAATTGGCATGTGGACGACGAGGTCCTGACCGCGCTGGAGTCGGAGGAGCAAAGCGGTTAG
- a CDS encoding type IV pilus twitching motility protein PilT, with product MHIDDLLKIAMERKASDLHLKVGNFPHVRVDGELVPLSDQPRISAEDMLNMAFSMMSNRQKQKFKENAELDMAYGVAGLGRFRVNVFQQRGNVGLVLRVIPTKIKPLDELFLPKIIEQICEEQRGLVLVTGVTGSGKSTTLAAMIDRINSSRPEHIITIEDPIEFLHRDKKGFVNQREVEVDTPSFGSALRASLRQDPDTILVGEMRDLETIQTALHAAETGHLVFSTLHTLDAVETINRIISVFPPPEQKQIRMQMAAVLKAVVSQRLVKRADGPGRVPAVEVLVTTAYIRECIITPEKTRSIKEALAAGVSQYGMQTFDQSLYELYTKGLISYETALENASNPDDFKLRVQGISSTADAARDEMQQAGFGH from the coding sequence ATGCATATCGATGATTTGCTGAAGATCGCAATGGAGCGTAAGGCTTCGGACTTGCACCTGAAAGTGGGCAACTTCCCCCACGTGCGAGTGGACGGCGAACTGGTCCCGCTGAGCGACCAGCCGCGCATCTCGGCCGAGGACATGCTGAACATGGCGTTCAGCATGATGTCGAACCGCCAGAAGCAGAAATTCAAAGAGAATGCCGAGCTCGACATGGCCTACGGCGTGGCCGGACTGGGACGCTTCCGTGTGAACGTCTTCCAGCAGCGCGGCAACGTCGGCCTGGTGCTGCGCGTCATTCCCACCAAGATCAAGCCGCTGGACGAGCTCTTCCTGCCCAAGATCATCGAGCAGATCTGCGAAGAGCAGCGCGGCCTGGTGCTGGTGACCGGCGTGACCGGCTCGGGCAAATCCACCACCCTGGCGGCCATGATCGACCGCATCAATTCCTCGCGGCCGGAGCACATCATCACCATCGAAGACCCCATCGAGTTCCTGCACCGCGACAAGAAAGGGTTCGTCAACCAGCGCGAGGTCGAGGTGGACACGCCCTCGTTCGGCAGCGCCTTGCGCGCCAGCCTCCGCCAGGACCCCGACACCATCCTGGTGGGCGAGATGCGCGACCTGGAGACCATCCAGACCGCGCTGCACGCCGCCGAGACCGGCCACCTGGTGTTCTCCACCCTGCACACCCTGGACGCGGTGGAGACCATCAACCGCATCATCTCCGTCTTCCCTCCCCCGGAGCAGAAGCAGATCCGCATGCAGATGGCGGCGGTGCTCAAGGCCGTGGTCAGCCAGCGCCTGGTGAAGCGCGCCGACGGCCCAGGCCGCGTGCCCGCGGTCGAGGTGCTGGTCACTACCGCCTATATCCGGGAATGCATTATCACCCCGGAGAAGACCCGCAGCATCAAGGAAGCGCTGGCCGCCGGCGTCTCCCAGTACGGCATGCAGACCTTCGACCAGTCGCTCTACGAGCTCTACACCAAGGGCCTGATCTCCTACGAGACCGCGCTGGAGAATGCGTCGAACCCCGACGACTTCAAGCTGCGCGTGCAGGGCATCAGCTCTACCGCCGACGCCGCCCGCGACGAGATGCAGCAGGCCGGCTTCGGGCACTAA